One Gemmatimonadaceae bacterium genomic window, TCCCAGACCGCCGCTCGCTTCCGGCGGCGCAAGTATCTGCGATCTTGAACGCGGACGAGGCCGTGTTAGGAGCAGTTAATCTTCCGACCTGGCTCCTTGAGCGCCTGCGAGTACAATCCCTGATATGTCGAACGCCTTCGTTCTCGCCGTAGCGCTCCTATTCACGATTGCCTTCCGCGTTTCTTCCGCACAGCAGAACGCCGATTGGCCGGTCTACGGCGGCAGCGACGGCCACACGCATTACACCACGCTCGGCCAGATCACGCCGGCCAACGTTGGGCAGCTCACGGTAGCGTGGACCTACGACACGCACGACGCCTTCGCGGGATCGGAGATGCAGACCAATCCGATCGTCGTCGGCGGCGTGCTGTATGGGACGAGCCCGAAGCTTCGCGTCTTCGCCCTTGACGCCACGACCGGGAAGGAGCTCTGGAGCTTCGATCCGCAGAATGGCGCACCGCCCACGTCCCGCATTCGGCATCGCGGCGTCGTCGTCACCGCGGATCGCGTCCTGTTCAACTACCGCAACCGGCTCTACGCGCTCGACCGGAAGAGCGGCCGTCCGATCACGAGCTTCGGCGACAGCGGCTGGGTCGACCTGCGTGCGGGGCTCGGCCGGCCGGTCCAGGGTCTGTCGGTGAGTGCGAGCTCGCCGGGTATCGTCTTTGAGAACTTGCTCATCATGGGCAGCACCGTGCCCGAGGCGTTGCCGAGTGCGCCCGGCGATATCCGGGCGTATGATGTGAAGACTGGCGCGCTCCGCTGGAGCTTTCACACCATTCCGCATCCCGGCGAGCCGGGCTACGAGACGTGGCCGCCGGACGCGTGGAAGATCACAGGCGGCGTCAACGCGTGGTCCGGCGTCACGCTCGACGGCCCACACGCAATGGTGTTCGTCGCGACGGGCTCGGCGTCATACGATTTCTGGGGCGGTAATCGCGTCGGCGACGACCTCTACGCCAACAGCGTGATCGCGCTCGACGCCCGGACGGGGAAACACATCTGGCACTATCAGGTGTTGCATCACGATCTCTGGGACCGCGACCTGCCGGCCGCGCCGGTGCTCGTCACCGTTAGGCATAACGGGCAGAGGATCGACGCCGTCGCCCAGATCACCAAGACGGGCCATGTCTGGGTCTTCGATCGCATGAACGGGCGGCCTCTCTTCCCCGTTCAGGACCGCGCGATGCCCGCGGCCGTCCTGACGGGAGACCGCGCATCGCCGACGCAGCACTTCCCGACTCTGCCACCTCCATTTACGCGTCAACGCATCACGCGTGAAGACCTCACGACGCGAACGGCCGAAGCGCATGCGGCGGCACTGAAACTCTTCGACGAGTTCGGGACGAAAGATCCCTTCGATCCACCTAACGAGAAAGGGACCATCATCTTTCCTGGCGTGGACGGCGGCGGTGAGTGGGGCGGCCCGGCATTCGATCCAACGACCGGCCTGCTCTACGTGAACGCGAACGAGATGGCCTGGCTGCTCAAGCTCGCGCCGCGGAGCGATAGATCGCTCTATGCGGCGAACTGCGCCGGCTGTCACGGGGAGAACCGCCAGGGGAGCGCGATGGCGCCGTCGCTCGCCGACGTCTCCGAGCGCCGCACCCGCGATCAGATCGTGCAGATCGTCAAGGAGGGTACGGGCCGCATGCCCGCGTTCGCCAGTGCGCTCGAGGGACGCGCCTTGAACGATATTGTGAACTTTCTCATCACCGGTCGCGACGCTTCCGCCGCCGCGGGTTCGGATCCTTTTGGAGTGCCCTGGCGCAACGCCTACTTCGACATCTTCGTCGACAACGAGGGCTATCCGGGGATCTCACCACCGTGGGGCACACTGAGCGCAATCGACCTCAATGCGGGCAAGATTCGCTGGCACATTCCCTTCGGCGAATACCCCAAGCTCGCTGCGCAAGGGATCAGGAACACCGGCACCGACAACTACGGAGGCGCGATCGTCACGCAGAACGGCTTGCTGTTCATCGCCGCGACGACATACGATAACACGTTCCACGCGTTCGATAAGCGCAGCGGCAAGCTGCTGTGGAGCGCGCCTCTCCCGGCGGCCGGCAATGCAACGCCATCCACCTACATGGTCAACGGCCGTCAGTACATCGTCATTGCCTGCGGTGGCGGCAAGAACGGCGCGCCCAGCGGTGGGACGTACGTGGCCTTCGCGCTACCGCACTAGGCTTCGTGCGTCCGAATCTGGGACGCGCGTCTCACTCTCGAACACTGTCATGGATCGGAGCGAACACGCTTGAGCCGCTAAGTCTCGCGTGGGCAACGTTATTCGTCGAAGGACGGCGCGGCACGACTTATCCCTGAGCCGCACTCCATGATCGAACACCTACGGCAGGACATCGAGTACGCGCTGCGCACCATCCGCCGCAACGCCGGCTTCGCCGCGCTCGTCATCGGCGGCCTCGCCATCGGCATCGGCGCCAACTCCGCCATCTATTCGCTCGTCGATGCCGTTCTGATCCGGAAGCTTCCCGTCGCGCATCCCGAAGCGCTCATCTCGCTCGGCCTCACGGAGAATGTGGACGGGTCCGGCGGCGGCACGCCCGGCGCGATCATGTACTCGTATCCGCTCTATCGCGACGTTCGCGACGGCAACACTGCGTTCAGCGGACTCCTCGCCACCGGTCGCGGAGGTCTTCTGCAAGTTCGCGTCGACAGCACGACCATCGAGCCCGAACATCCGCGTGGCCGCTTTGTCTCCGGCAACTACTTCTCGCTGCTCGGCGTTCCCGCCGCCCTGGGCCGAGTGCTCGGGCCAGCCGACGATAGTCCGGACACGCCACCACGC contains:
- a CDS encoding pyrroloquinoline quinone-dependent dehydrogenase produces the protein MSNAFVLAVALLFTIAFRVSSAQQNADWPVYGGSDGHTHYTTLGQITPANVGQLTVAWTYDTHDAFAGSEMQTNPIVVGGVLYGTSPKLRVFALDATTGKELWSFDPQNGAPPTSRIRHRGVVVTADRVLFNYRNRLYALDRKSGRPITSFGDSGWVDLRAGLGRPVQGLSVSASSPGIVFENLLIMGSTVPEALPSAPGDIRAYDVKTGALRWSFHTIPHPGEPGYETWPPDAWKITGGVNAWSGVTLDGPHAMVFVATGSASYDFWGGNRVGDDLYANSVIALDARTGKHIWHYQVLHHDLWDRDLPAAPVLVTVRHNGQRIDAVAQITKTGHVWVFDRMNGRPLFPVQDRAMPAAVLTGDRASPTQHFPTLPPPFTRQRITREDLTTRTAEAHAAALKLFDEFGTKDPFDPPNEKGTIIFPGVDGGGEWGGPAFDPTTGLLYVNANEMAWLLKLAPRSDRSLYAANCAGCHGENRQGSAMAPSLADVSERRTRDQIVQIVKEGTGRMPAFASALEGRALNDIVNFLITGRDASAAAGSDPFGVPWRNAYFDIFVDNEGYPGISPPWGTLSAIDLNAGKIRWHIPFGEYPKLAAQGIRNTGTDNYGGAIVTQNGLLFIAATTYDNTFHAFDKRSGKLLWSAPLPAAGNATPSTYMVNGRQYIVIACGGGKNGAPSGGTYVAFALPH